The following coding sequences lie in one Rickettsiella endosymbiont of Rhagonycha lignosa genomic window:
- a CDS encoding HlyC/CorC family transporter, whose translation MHYSFAFLVGLLFLLLLAAVFFSLAEAAMLSINRYRLRHLVRQRNLLAKRVQDLLKRPDRLLGVILLCGTFANILASAVVTLLALQYFSASGVFLATLALTFVVLIFCEVAPKTLATLYPQPIALFAVWPLIILLHILYPFVWLTNLMANTTLRLFGIKIPKLTVEQLSREELVSLLREGTGHMPNGYKNMLLKVLELNKVTVEDIMIPRQEIIGIDINQPWDVILKQLIKSEYTRLPIYRDSLDEIIGILHFRKVLNSLSKQQLSKEVLIEAAEEVHFIPEATALNSQLLNFRREKHRIGLVVNEYGELQGLITLEDILEEIVGEFTTDMALIRRAVALQADGSYLVDGGIALRDLNRQLNLNLPLRGPKTLSGLIIETLEVIPKVGTMFQFENKTMEVILIKDNMIKTVKIFPSRAV comes from the coding sequence ATGCATTATTCATTTGCATTTCTTGTTGGTTTATTATTTTTATTATTATTAGCCGCTGTCTTTTTTTCATTGGCAGAAGCTGCCATGTTATCGATAAATAGATATCGATTACGTCATCTCGTAAGACAGCGTAACCTGCTCGCCAAACGTGTACAGGATTTATTAAAAAGACCCGATCGTTTGCTCGGGGTTATTCTTTTATGCGGAACTTTTGCTAATATCCTTGCTTCCGCTGTAGTTACGTTGCTTGCATTACAATATTTTTCGGCATCGGGTGTTTTTTTGGCAACTCTAGCGCTTACTTTTGTAGTATTAATTTTTTGTGAAGTAGCACCGAAAACCTTAGCAACCTTATATCCTCAACCGATTGCGTTGTTTGCCGTTTGGCCTCTAATTATTTTGTTGCATATTTTATACCCCTTTGTTTGGCTAACAAATTTAATGGCAAATACTACCTTACGTTTATTTGGGATAAAAATTCCAAAATTGACAGTCGAACAGTTGTCCCGCGAAGAATTAGTAAGTTTATTACGTGAGGGGACTGGACATATGCCTAATGGTTATAAAAATATGTTGCTCAAGGTATTAGAGCTAAATAAAGTAACCGTAGAAGATATTATGATTCCAAGGCAGGAAATTATTGGTATCGATATTAATCAGCCTTGGGACGTAATTTTAAAACAATTAATTAAGAGCGAATATACACGGCTACCGATTTATCGAGATTCTCTTGATGAGATAATAGGAATTTTACATTTTCGAAAAGTTTTAAATAGTTTAAGTAAGCAACAATTAAGTAAAGAAGTATTAATCGAAGCAGCAGAAGAGGTTCATTTTATACCTGAAGCAACAGCATTAAATAGCCAATTGTTAAATTTTCGTCGTGAGAAACATCGTATTGGTTTAGTTGTCAATGAATATGGCGAGCTTCAGGGTCTTATTACCTTAGAAGACATATTAGAAGAAATTGTGGGTGAATTTACCACGGATATGGCATTAATTCGTCGTGCTGTTGCATTGCAAGCAGATGGTAGTTACTTGGTGGATGGAGGAATTGCATTACGAGATTTAAATCGTCAATTAAATTTAAATTTGCCCTTACGCGGCCCAAAAACTTTAAGTGGATTAATTATTGAGACGCTTGAAGTTATTCCAAAAGTAGGCACTATGTTTCAGTTTGAAAATAAAACGATGGAAGTTATCTTGATTAAAGATAATATGATTAAAACCGTTAAGATTTTTCCAAGTCGTGCGGTTTAA
- the ccsA gene encoding cytochrome c biogenesis protein CcsA, protein MVSYADFVHIFLSTLALIVLISAALQALLLASQEWMLKHKQAIGFIQYFPPLEVMETYLFTLISIAIVLLTLVLASSLILFHPVFERHLWQKILLSLLAWGVLLMLLIGRNYFGWRGKIAISWTLIGASLIGIVYLGTILFMPNL, encoded by the coding sequence ATGGTGTCCTATGCTGATTTTGTTCATATTTTTCTATCAACGCTTGCACTGATTGTTTTAATCAGCGCCGCACTCCAAGCATTGCTATTGGCCAGCCAAGAGTGGATGCTCAAGCATAAACAAGCTATAGGATTTATTCAATATTTCCCACCTTTGGAAGTGATGGAAACGTATCTATTTACGCTTATTTCTATCGCTATCGTTTTACTGACATTAGTATTGGCCAGCAGTTTGATTTTATTTCATCCTGTTTTTGAACGGCATTTGTGGCAAAAAATACTTTTATCGCTCCTCGCTTGGGGAGTGCTTTTAATGCTATTAATCGGGAGAAATTATTTTGGTTGGCGGGGTAAAATTGCGATTAGCTGGACCTTAATTGGTGCTAGTTTAATTGGAATAGTTTATTTAGGAACGATTTTATTCATGCCGAATCTTTAA
- the ffh gene encoding signal recognition particle protein yields MFDNLTARLKQSFKNIRGQGRLSEHNIKESLREVKKALIEADVAYPVVKTIVEQVRQGAIGQKVTESLAPGQAFIKIVSDTLTSIMGKDLSELNLFTQAPAIIMVAGLQGSGKTTTVAKLAYWLKEQKNKSVLVTSTDIHRPAAILQLENLAESIGVLFHTSNASQTPTHIVQTAIQAARNKGADVVIIDTAGRLHIDTAMMDEVRTIHAVSNPIESLFVLDSMMGQDAVKTAQGFNEAIPLTGIILSKMDGDARGGAALSVKFTLGKPIKFIGSGEKVTALEPFYPDRIASRILGMGDVLSLVEEVQRHTDQKAIQKLNQKLQKGKKFDLEDFLNQLIQMDNMGGMEQLLGKLPDGNSTALLASAKNTLNKKLTSQMQAIIRSMTKKERLFPDTIQGSRKRRIAGGSGTQIQDVNRLLKQFNQMQKMMKRFSKPGSMNKLLQGLQNHYPR; encoded by the coding sequence ATGTTTGACAATTTAACAGCTCGTTTAAAACAATCTTTTAAAAATATTCGTGGTCAAGGTCGCTTAAGCGAACATAATATTAAGGAAAGTCTTCGTGAAGTAAAAAAAGCTTTAATTGAAGCGGATGTCGCCTATCCTGTTGTCAAAACAATTGTTGAACAAGTACGCCAAGGCGCCATTGGGCAAAAAGTCACAGAAAGCTTAGCACCAGGTCAAGCCTTTATAAAAATTGTAAGTGATACCTTAACTAGTATCATGGGGAAGGATCTATCCGAATTAAATCTTTTTACACAAGCACCAGCCATAATTATGGTAGCGGGCTTGCAAGGTTCAGGAAAAACAACAACGGTTGCAAAATTAGCCTATTGGTTAAAAGAACAAAAAAATAAATCGGTTTTAGTGACTAGTACTGATATTCATCGTCCTGCAGCTATTTTACAACTTGAAAATTTGGCCGAAAGTATAGGTGTGTTATTTCACACGAGTAACGCCTCGCAAACACCTACTCATATTGTTCAAACTGCTATCCAAGCTGCTCGAAATAAAGGGGCAGATGTCGTTATTATCGATACAGCCGGTCGCTTACATATTGATACAGCAATGATGGATGAAGTGCGCACTATCCACGCTGTTAGTAATCCCATCGAAAGCTTATTCGTGCTTGATAGTATGATGGGTCAAGACGCTGTAAAAACAGCACAGGGTTTTAACGAAGCTATCCCTCTTACTGGAATCATCCTGAGCAAAATGGATGGTGATGCACGTGGGGGAGCCGCTTTATCAGTAAAATTTACTTTAGGTAAACCAATTAAATTTATCGGCTCCGGTGAAAAAGTCACTGCACTTGAACCTTTTTACCCGGATAGAATTGCTTCGCGCATTCTTGGTATGGGCGATGTCCTTTCGTTAGTCGAAGAAGTACAGCGTCATACCGATCAAAAAGCCATACAAAAACTCAATCAAAAATTGCAAAAAGGCAAAAAATTTGATCTGGAAGATTTTTTAAATCAACTTATACAAATGGATAATATGGGAGGGATGGAGCAACTCTTAGGCAAGCTTCCCGATGGAAACAGTACTGCTTTACTCGCTAGTGCTAAAAATACACTTAATAAAAAACTAACTTCCCAGATGCAAGCAATCATCCGTTCTATGACGAAAAAAGAACGGCTTTTTCCAGATACTATCCAAGGATCCCGAAAACGGCGTATTGCCGGAGGTTCGGGGACGCAAATCCAGGATGTGAACCGACTCCTGAAACAGTTCAATCAAATGCAAAAAATGATGAAGCGTTTCTCTAAGCCTGGCTCCATGAATAAACTTCTACAAGGGCTACAAAATCACTACCCTCGATAA
- the rpsP gene encoding 30S ribosomal protein S16 has protein sequence MVIIRLARGGRTKRPFYHIVVTDSRNPRDGSYIERLGFHNSVAVGKEVALQIAEDRVNYWVSQGAKTSKQVQNLLKKAKNGANSPKKTEAQAEAA, from the coding sequence ATGGTTATCATTCGTTTAGCACGAGGAGGCCGCACAAAACGCCCCTTCTACCACATTGTTGTAACAGATAGCCGAAATCCGCGTGATGGCAGCTATATTGAACGTTTAGGTTTTCATAACTCTGTTGCTGTAGGGAAAGAAGTAGCATTACAGATTGCAGAAGACCGAGTTAATTATTGGGTGTCCCAAGGGGCTAAAACTTCAAAGCAAGTACAAAATCTCCTGAAAAAAGCTAAAAATGGAGCAAATAGCCCTAAGAAAACTGAGGCCCAGGCGGAAGCTGCTTAA
- the rimM gene encoding ribosome maturation factor RimM (Essential for efficient processing of 16S rRNA) codes for MTKKKVLVGTIGKPYGVKGWVKINSYTEPVSNILDYQPWYLEAPSKPSSPPILIEIIDNCLHGQQIVALLANCITPESACLYTNYKIYVDREKFFPLAEQEYYWTDLEGLKVYTCENAYLGIIQAIFATGANDVLVITDKKRHLVPFLLDQTIKSIDLENKTMIVDWDAEF; via the coding sequence ATGACAAAAAAAAAGGTCTTAGTAGGGACTATCGGAAAACCTTATGGTGTCAAAGGATGGGTTAAAATAAATTCCTATACAGAACCTGTCAGTAATATCCTTGATTATCAACCCTGGTATTTAGAAGCACCCAGTAAACCTTCTTCTCCTCCTATCCTAATTGAAATAATAGATAATTGCCTTCATGGTCAACAGATAGTAGCGCTACTCGCAAACTGTATAACACCTGAATCAGCATGTCTTTATACAAATTATAAAATCTATGTAGATCGAGAAAAGTTCTTTCCCTTAGCAGAGCAAGAGTACTATTGGACAGATTTAGAAGGCTTAAAAGTCTATACTTGTGAAAACGCTTATCTCGGCATAATCCAAGCTATCTTTGCTACGGGTGCTAATGATGTATTAGTGATCACTGATAAAAAAAGACATTTAGTTCCATTTTTATTAGATCAAACCATTAAGTCTATCGATTTAGAGAATAAAACGATGATAGTCGATTGGGACGCTGAATTTTGA
- the trmD gene encoding tRNA (guanosine(37)-N1)-methyltransferase TrmD translates to MLMDIQIISLFPEMFTPLNLSIPGRVQKKGLLKISYLNPRDFTQDKHNTVDDRPYGGGPGMVMKFEPLLAAIKMAKLRQETLYPAPLVSYLSPQGKKFDQIAAQELSQRTGLVLIAGRYEGIDQRLINCEVDEEWSLGDFILSGGELAAMCLIDSIARLLPGALGHLESASQDSFSSALLDYPHYTRPAKLDGQDVPEVLLQGDHSAIARWRLKQALGQTWQRRPDLLKKHILSEQEQVLLAEFIRENSE, encoded by the coding sequence ATTTTGATGGATATTCAGATTATTAGCCTATTTCCTGAAATGTTTACTCCTTTAAATTTGAGTATACCTGGACGTGTACAAAAAAAAGGGCTATTAAAAATATCTTATTTAAATCCTCGGGATTTCACACAAGATAAGCATAATACTGTAGATGATCGTCCCTATGGAGGCGGGCCTGGAATGGTTATGAAGTTTGAGCCATTATTAGCTGCGATAAAGATGGCTAAATTACGTCAAGAGACTTTATATCCAGCCCCTTTAGTTAGTTATTTATCGCCTCAAGGAAAAAAATTTGATCAAATAGCTGCTCAAGAATTAAGCCAACGTACAGGACTTGTCCTAATCGCAGGTCGTTATGAAGGCATCGATCAGCGTCTTATTAACTGTGAAGTCGACGAGGAATGGTCTCTAGGAGATTTTATTTTGAGTGGTGGCGAACTTGCGGCTATGTGTCTTATTGATAGCATAGCCCGTCTATTACCAGGAGCATTAGGTCATCTGGAATCTGCGTCACAAGATTCATTTAGCTCGGCTCTACTAGATTACCCGCATTATACACGCCCTGCAAAGCTAGATGGTCAAGATGTTCCGGAAGTTCTGCTACAGGGGGACCACTCCGCCATTGCTCGTTGGCGTTTAAAACAAGCTTTGGGACAAACCTGGCAACGTCGACCAGATTTATTAAAAAAGCATATACTTAGCGAACAAGAGCAGGTATTATTGGCCGAATTCATCCGTGAAAATAGCGAATAA
- the rplS gene encoding 50S ribosomal protein L19 has translation MSNLIQTIEKEQMQSKKDIPDFRAGDTVVVKIKVKEGTRERLQSFEGVVIARRNRGFNSAFTVRKISHGEGVERVFPLYSPLTASIEIKRRGDVRKAKLYHLRNLRGKAARIKEKLVNTLQASISTKEDASNNDPIE, from the coding sequence ATGAGCAATCTCATACAAACTATTGAAAAAGAACAAATGCAATCAAAAAAGGACATTCCCGACTTTCGTGCGGGAGATACAGTCGTAGTCAAAATTAAAGTCAAAGAAGGTACACGCGAACGATTACAATCCTTTGAAGGTGTTGTTATTGCGCGACGAAATCGTGGATTCAACTCCGCATTTACTGTAAGAAAGATCTCACATGGCGAAGGAGTGGAACGAGTTTTTCCTCTTTATAGCCCTTTAACGGCTAGCATAGAAATTAAAAGACGTGGTGATGTTCGAAAAGCAAAACTATATCATTTACGCAACCTACGTGGTAAAGCGGCGCGTATTAAAGAAAAATTAGTAAATACCCTGCAAGCTTCTATTTCAACAAAAGAAGATGCTAGTAACAACGATCCTATAGAGTAG
- a CDS encoding methylated-DNA--[protein]-cysteine S-methyltransferase translates to MFYKAIVQTPIGKLGISTLGQLLIRLDFLTDDRVLITPNEEIIENIVSQLNQYFRCPSFEFNIPYQLQGTPFQTKVWQALSNLPIQTTVSYGALANKLKTGARAIGNACRANPLPILIPCHRVLAQGNIGGYKGKEISIKKWLLNHEFYSSTF, encoded by the coding sequence ATGTTTTATAAAGCTATAGTTCAAACTCCTATTGGTAAGCTTGGAATATCCACTTTGGGTCAATTATTAATCCGGCTTGATTTTTTAACCGATGATAGAGTATTAATTACCCCTAATGAAGAAATTATAGAAAACATCGTAAGTCAGCTTAATCAATATTTTCGATGCCCAAGCTTTGAGTTTAATATCCCCTACCAACTCCAAGGGACTCCTTTTCAAACTAAGGTTTGGCAAGCATTAAGTAATTTGCCTATACAAACAACTGTTAGTTACGGTGCTCTCGCCAATAAATTAAAAACAGGTGCGCGAGCTATAGGTAATGCTTGCCGAGCAAACCCTCTTCCAATACTAATCCCATGTCATCGTGTTTTGGCTCAAGGAAATATAGGTGGCTATAAAGGAAAAGAAATATCTATTAAAAAATGGTTGTTAAATCATGAATTTTATTCCAGTACATTTTAA
- a CDS encoding DNA internalization-related competence protein ComEC/Rec2, translating to MARWTLGFLIGVVWITHFSHLPTVKLAYLLILFSIILITLAFFKRLFFANWILFFVACCLGFSWSLIIAHQQLALQLPKILEGKRLIAKGRIITIPENFSNVVRFDFLIQKLETSESLRYPIPVRIKGYFYKNLNVLTNFKKGDIWQFALRLRRPRAFWNPGSFDYQAELFQQNICATGYLLEKSPLHLIQRTNVYYFIDTLRQKINTNVKKALQAYPLIGLINALTTGMRCEITDEQWRVMRGTGTNHLFAIAGLHLAFIAGIIYWIVRFTFCRISVVILYIPAPKIASALTLLLTIFYSALAGFAIPTQRALLMLSIFSLAIIKRRYLTSWHSFHLTLLIILIIEPFAVLSASFWLSFIAVILIFYAVSNRMKPLKNWRVWCRIQLTLSLGLIPLSLLFFQQISWISFIANLIAIPAIGFLILPLSLLGSLLSLVSAVLGKNILIFVEKLLELLWRLLNFFSGIPFSQYYAYLSNRWILASSIIGILLILAPRGTPTRCLGFIWLLPLFFGESLGPQYGDIWIHLLDVGQGLASVVRTQHHVLIYDTGPRLSPSFDTGKLVLLPFLQTIGVHKVNMMVISHGDNDHSGGATIILKQIQVDKILSSIPKKFLPRIVNLCEEQMRWQWDGINFEILYPPSNLDYLGNNSSCVLKISNQLQSILLVGDIEKAAENYLVHSKQKSLQSTVLIVPHHGSKTSSSIEFLNYVQPAYALFPTGFHNRFKFPHKIVLNRYQRLGSKIYNTATEGAITLKLNAHSYNIQAETYYERNHHFWQD from the coding sequence ATGGCCCGCTGGACGTTAGGGTTTTTAATCGGTGTGGTATGGATTACACATTTCTCGCATTTACCTACGGTAAAACTAGCCTATTTGCTAATATTATTTAGTATAATTTTAATTACTTTAGCTTTTTTTAAACGACTTTTTTTTGCAAATTGGATTTTATTTTTTGTTGCTTGTTGTTTAGGTTTTTCTTGGTCATTAATAATTGCTCATCAACAACTTGCTTTACAATTGCCAAAAATATTGGAAGGTAAGAGGCTAATTGCAAAAGGAAGAATAATAACTATTCCAGAGAATTTCTCGAATGTCGTGCGTTTTGACTTTCTTATACAAAAGCTTGAGACCTCAGAATCTTTACGGTATCCCATACCTGTACGAATTAAAGGGTATTTTTACAAAAATTTAAATGTATTAACTAATTTTAAAAAAGGAGATATCTGGCAATTTGCTTTGCGTCTACGTCGTCCCCGCGCTTTTTGGAACCCTGGTAGCTTTGACTATCAAGCCGAGTTGTTTCAACAAAACATTTGTGCTACAGGTTATCTATTAGAAAAATCACCCCTACACCTAATTCAACGAACAAATGTATATTATTTTATCGATACGCTACGTCAAAAAATTAATACAAATGTAAAAAAAGCGCTACAAGCTTACCCTTTAATAGGACTTATAAATGCTTTAACGACAGGAATGCGTTGTGAAATTACTGATGAACAATGGCGAGTAATGCGTGGTACTGGGACAAATCATTTATTTGCTATTGCAGGTTTACATCTTGCTTTTATTGCAGGAATTATTTATTGGATAGTTCGTTTTACTTTCTGTCGTATATCCGTTGTTATTTTGTATATTCCAGCACCGAAAATTGCTAGCGCATTAACGTTATTATTAACTATTTTTTATAGTGCTTTAGCGGGTTTCGCTATTCCGACCCAGCGTGCTTTACTGATGTTATCTATATTTTCATTGGCGATAATCAAACGGCGCTATCTTACTAGTTGGCATTCATTTCATTTAACATTATTAATTATTTTAATAATAGAACCTTTTGCAGTCCTTTCAGCAAGTTTTTGGTTATCTTTCATAGCAGTTATATTAATTTTTTATGCTGTCTCAAATCGCATGAAGCCATTAAAAAATTGGCGAGTTTGGTGTCGAATACAATTAACTTTAAGCTTAGGACTGATTCCTTTATCTTTATTATTTTTTCAGCAAATTTCTTGGATTAGTTTTATTGCTAACTTAATAGCCATTCCTGCTATTGGCTTTTTAATTTTACCGCTTAGTTTATTAGGTAGCTTACTTAGTTTAGTAAGCGCTGTTCTTGGAAAAAATATCTTAATTTTCGTAGAAAAATTACTTGAGTTACTTTGGAGATTACTCAATTTTTTTTCAGGAATACCTTTTTCTCAATATTATGCCTATTTATCAAATCGCTGGATTTTAGCTTCAAGTATAATTGGCATATTGTTAATTTTGGCGCCTAGAGGAACACCAACTCGTTGTTTAGGTTTCATTTGGCTATTACCTTTATTTTTTGGAGAAAGTCTGGGGCCACAATATGGTGATATTTGGATTCATCTTCTCGATGTGGGTCAGGGTTTAGCTAGTGTAGTTCGTACTCAACATCATGTCCTGATTTATGATACGGGTCCTCGCCTAAGCCCATCCTTTGATACAGGAAAATTGGTTTTACTTCCTTTTTTACAAACAATCGGTGTTCATAAAGTGAATATGATGGTGATTAGTCATGGTGATAATGATCATAGTGGTGGAGCGACGATTATTTTAAAACAAATACAAGTAGATAAAATACTGAGTAGTATTCCTAAAAAATTTCTTCCAAGAATCGTAAATTTGTGCGAAGAACAGATGCGCTGGCAATGGGATGGAATTAATTTCGAGATTTTATACCCACCCTCGAATCTAGACTATCTAGGTAATAATAGTTCATGCGTACTAAAAATTAGTAACCAATTACAAAGTATTTTATTAGTGGGTGATATAGAAAAAGCTGCAGAAAACTATCTTGTTCATTCAAAGCAAAAATCTTTGCAAAGCACAGTATTAATAGTACCCCATCACGGTAGTAAAACTTCTTCAAGCATAGAATTTTTAAATTATGTACAACCAGCCTATGCTTTGTTCCCAACGGGTTTTCATAATCGATTTAAATTTCCGCATAAAATCGTATTAAATCGTTATCAACGTTTAGGTTCTAAAATCTACAATACAGCGACCGAAGGAGCTATTACATTAAAATTAAATGCTCATTCTTATAATATTCAAGCAGAGACTTACTATGAAAGAAATCATCATTTTTGGCAAGATTAA
- a CDS encoding inorganic phosphate transporter, giving the protein MTSTLVFIYFVIVLAFIFDFINGFHDAANSIAIMVATKVLKPLTAVLWAAFFNFIAFLFFHLSVATTIGSGLIEPNIITPYVLFAALMGAIIWNLLTWYFGLPSSSSHGLIGGLVGAALVAGGWHVLNWHGLLPVLIAIVLSPLLGLSISWLLIKLTHFFLKDINPDKTQCWAKRAQFVAGGLLSLGHGGNDAQKTMGIIAVLLFSTGLLNGHFYVPFWVIISCNFVMGLGTLIGGWRIVHTLGNKITQLTPLSGGCAATGAAFTLFAATDLGIPVSTTHTVTGAILGVGSTNGWLNTHWPTIRRIMWAWILTIPAAGLVASFVMVLAVPLKIILH; this is encoded by the coding sequence ATGACGAGCACTTTGGTATTTATTTATTTCGTTATTGTCTTAGCATTTATCTTCGACTTTATTAATGGTTTTCATGATGCGGCAAACTCTATCGCTATTATGGTTGCAACAAAGGTTTTAAAGCCTTTAACAGCGGTATTATGGGCGGCATTTTTTAATTTTATTGCGTTCTTATTTTTTCATCTAAGTGTTGCGACCACTATAGGCTCAGGTCTTATCGAACCTAATATCATTACCCCTTATGTGCTTTTTGCGGCTCTAATGGGCGCAATTATTTGGAATCTTTTAACCTGGTATTTTGGGTTACCATCAAGTTCTTCTCATGGATTAATAGGAGGACTGGTCGGTGCAGCTTTAGTGGCAGGAGGTTGGCATGTTTTAAATTGGCATGGATTGCTACCTGTATTGATAGCAATAGTCTTGTCACCCTTGTTGGGGTTATCAATTAGTTGGTTGTTGATAAAATTAACACATTTTTTTCTGAAAGATATAAATCCCGATAAGACTCAATGTTGGGCTAAACGCGCTCAATTTGTTGCAGGAGGTTTATTAAGTTTAGGCCATGGTGGTAATGATGCCCAAAAAACAATGGGTATTATCGCTGTATTATTATTTTCTACAGGTCTTTTGAATGGACATTTTTATGTTCCATTTTGGGTAATTATTTCTTGTAATTTCGTAATGGGATTGGGAACACTTATCGGAGGTTGGCGTATTGTGCATACCTTAGGAAATAAAATAACCCAATTAACTCCTTTAAGTGGCGGATGCGCAGCAACAGGTGCTGCATTCACGTTATTTGCAGCTACCGATTTGGGTATTCCTGTTTCTACTACGCATACAGTGACAGGAGCGATTCTTGGAGTAGGCTCAACAAATGGTTGGCTCAATACCCATTGGCCCACTATACGACGAATTATGTGGGCATGGATATTAACTATCCCAGCAGCAGGATTAGTTGCTAGCTTTGTTATGGTTTTAGCTGTACCGTTAAAAATTATTTTACATTAA
- the dapE gene encoding succinyl-diaminopimelate desuccinylase — translation MLSLIELIQQLVARPSVTPEDEGCQTILCQHLKRLGFAIEHLPFADVNNFWAKRGKESPLFVFVGHTDVVPTGPLNKWDSPPFVPSIRNGQLFGRGSADMKGSLAAMLVACEKFIDEHPNHSGSIGWLITSDEEGPSVNGTAKVVETLKNRHEKIDYCLVGEPTCEKKLGDTLKVGRRGSLSAHLIIKGKQGHIAYPQLAENPIHRFNPSLAELLGINWDEGVSYPSFQPTSLQVSNIHGGTGAGNVIPDNIEVKFNFRYSPATTAKKLENTVENILKKHHLKYQITWQHGGLPFLSSSGQLRLACLDVIEKLTGITPIISTTGGTSDARFIAPLKAEIVEFGPCNRTIHQINECVSINDLEQLALIYKEILKKTLCV, via the coding sequence ATGTTATCGCTTATTGAATTAATTCAACAACTTGTTGCTCGACCTTCAGTTACTCCAGAAGATGAAGGTTGTCAAACTATTTTATGTCAGCACTTAAAGCGCCTAGGTTTTGCGATTGAACACTTACCATTTGCGGATGTCAATAATTTTTGGGCTAAACGTGGAAAAGAATCACCTTTATTTGTTTTTGTTGGGCACACTGATGTCGTTCCCACTGGCCCATTAAATAAGTGGGATAGCCCTCCTTTTGTACCTAGCATTCGCAATGGACAACTTTTTGGTCGTGGTAGCGCTGATATGAAAGGAAGTCTCGCTGCGATGTTAGTGGCTTGTGAAAAATTTATTGATGAACATCCTAATCATAGTGGCTCTATAGGATGGTTAATTACTAGTGATGAAGAAGGCCCTAGTGTCAATGGCACAGCAAAAGTAGTTGAAACACTTAAAAACAGACACGAAAAAATAGATTACTGTTTAGTTGGCGAACCTACCTGCGAAAAAAAATTAGGAGATACTTTAAAAGTAGGTCGCCGTGGATCCTTATCGGCCCATTTGATCATTAAAGGGAAACAAGGTCATATTGCTTACCCTCAATTAGCTGAAAACCCTATCCATCGCTTTAACCCAAGTCTAGCCGAATTATTGGGTATCAACTGGGATGAAGGAGTATCCTATCCTAGTTTTCAACCAACTAGCTTACAAGTTTCTAATATTCATGGTGGCACTGGTGCTGGAAATGTTATTCCAGATAACATAGAGGTTAAGTTTAATTTTCGTTACTCCCCAGCAACCACCGCAAAAAAATTAGAAAATACAGTAGAAAATATTTTAAAAAAACATCATCTAAAATATCAAATCACTTGGCAACATGGAGGACTTCCTTTTCTAAGTTCTTCAGGGCAGTTACGTTTAGCCTGTCTAGATGTTATAGAAAAACTTACAGGAATTACACCTATAATTTCTACAACAGGAGGCACCTCTGATGCTCGTTTTATTGCGCCCTTAAAAGCAGAGATTGTTGAGTTTGGTCCATGCAATCGTACTATTCATCAAATTAATGAATGCGTCTCTATTAATGATCTTGAACAATTAGCTTTAATTTATAAAGAAATTTTGAAGAAAACTCTGTGTGTATAA